A stretch of Brassica napus cultivar Da-Ae chromosome C6, Da-Ae, whole genome shotgun sequence DNA encodes these proteins:
- the LOC106350694 gene encoding topoisomerase 1-associated factor 1 isoform X2: MSGESAVTAMERATAGNQNSLKINSNNADTRDMELQILAAMRSRVTYLRNKADSVTFASVRRLLEEDMGLEKYALDAHKSFVKDNLVKCLEDPGDADGASDNPEKKDDVTPVKEEAVASEEQEQELKNVAREALMCDIKRALHKRASFIKANSEEITMASLRRLLEQDLSLKKDSLVPFKKFINKELDAVLQPPKHSTKPTGKSVKKKVKSTASDKVGSEDDSDSDAEEVAVKTQNRKRKIASGKPVAGKKKAKLTEADSENDSEMKAEKLLKQGKETPITVYGKRVDHLKSVIKSCGMSIPPVIYRKVKQAPEEKREATLIEELEQILAKEGLSSDPSEKEIKEVKKKKERSKELEGIDTSNIVSSSRRRSATSFAPPPKPKITSESESDEEEEEEEEGNEEAGEGSQSEEESNNEDDGGEESE; this comes from the exons ATGTCCGGCGAATCGGCGGTTACGGCTATGGAGAGGGCGACGGCGGGGAACCAAAATTCCCTTAAGATTAACTCGAACAACGCCGATACAAGAGATATGGAGCTCCAGATTCTTGCAGCAATGCGATCCCGCGTAACCTACCTCAGAAACAAAGCAGA CTCGGTGACCTTCGCGAGTGTGCGGAGGCTTCTGGAGGAAGACATGGGATTGGAGAAATATGCGTTGGATGCGCATAAGAGCTTTGTCAAAGACAATTTGGTTAAG TGCTTAGAGGATCCTGGTGATGCTGATGGCGCTTCAGATAACCCTGAGAAGAAAGATGATGTGACTCCAGTCAAAGAAGAAGCAGTTGCATCGGAAGAGCAAGAGCAAGAGTTGAAGAACGTTGCAAGAGAAGCCCTGATGTGTGATATAAAGAGAGCCCTTCACAAAAGAGCGTCTTTTATTAAGGCTAATTCAGA GGAAATTACAATGGCTTCACTTCGTCGACTTTTGGAGCAAGACCTTAGTCTAAAGAAAGATTCTCTTGTTCCCTTCAAGAAGTTCATCAACAAAGAACTAGATGCT GTACTACAACCTCCTAAACATTCGACTAAGCCTACTGGGAAAAGTGTAAAGAAAAAGGTCAAGAGCACAGCATCTGACAAGGTTGGCAGTGAAGATGATTCTGATTCAGATGCTGAGGAAGTGGCTGTGAAGACCCAGAACAGAAAACGAAAAATTGCAAGTGGCAAACCGGTGGCtgggaaaaagaaagcaaaacttACGGAAGCAGATTCAGAGAACGATAGTGAAATGAAGGCTGAAAAACTGTTGAAG CAGGGAAAGGAGACTCCAATAACTGTGTATGGAAAGCGTGTCGACCATCTCAAATCGGTCATCAAATCTTGTGGGATGAG TATTCCTCCTGTCATATACAGGAAAGTCAAGCAGGCTCCTGAAGAGAAACGTGAGGCTACTTTGATAGAAGAACTTGAGCAGATACTTGCCAAAGAAGGACTGTCTTCAGATCCTTCAGAGAAAG AGATCAAAGAggttaagaaaaagaaagaaagatcaaaAGAGCTTGAGGGTATTGATACAAGCAACATTGTATCGAGTTCAAGAAGAAGATCTGCCACAAGTTTTGCACCACCTCCAAAGCCGAAAATAACAAGTGAAAGCGAGAGTgacgaggaagaggaagaggaagaggaaggtaATGAAGAAGCTGGGGAAGGAAGCCAAAGCGAAGAAGAATCAAACAACG AGGATGATGGTGGAGAGGAAAGCGAATGA
- the LOC106350694 gene encoding topoisomerase 1-associated factor 1 isoform X1, whose product MSGESAVTAMERATAGNQNSLKINSNNADTRDMELQILAAMRSRVTYLRNKADSVTFASVRRLLEEDMGLEKYALDAHKSFVKDNLVKCLEDPGDADGASDNPEKKDDVTPVKEEAVASEEQEQELKNVAREALMCDIKRALHKRASFIKANSEEITMASLRRLLEQDLSLKKDSLVPFKKFINKELDAVLQPPKHSTKPTGKSVKKKVKSTASDKVGSEDDSDSDAEEVAVKTQNRKRKIASGKPVAGKKKAKLTEADSENDSEMKAEKLLKQQGKETPITVYGKRVDHLKSVIKSCGMSIPPVIYRKVKQAPEEKREATLIEELEQILAKEGLSSDPSEKEIKEVKKKKERSKELEGIDTSNIVSSSRRRSATSFAPPPKPKITSESESDEEEEEEEEGNEEAGEGSQSEEESNNEDDGGEESE is encoded by the exons ATGTCCGGCGAATCGGCGGTTACGGCTATGGAGAGGGCGACGGCGGGGAACCAAAATTCCCTTAAGATTAACTCGAACAACGCCGATACAAGAGATATGGAGCTCCAGATTCTTGCAGCAATGCGATCCCGCGTAACCTACCTCAGAAACAAAGCAGA CTCGGTGACCTTCGCGAGTGTGCGGAGGCTTCTGGAGGAAGACATGGGATTGGAGAAATATGCGTTGGATGCGCATAAGAGCTTTGTCAAAGACAATTTGGTTAAG TGCTTAGAGGATCCTGGTGATGCTGATGGCGCTTCAGATAACCCTGAGAAGAAAGATGATGTGACTCCAGTCAAAGAAGAAGCAGTTGCATCGGAAGAGCAAGAGCAAGAGTTGAAGAACGTTGCAAGAGAAGCCCTGATGTGTGATATAAAGAGAGCCCTTCACAAAAGAGCGTCTTTTATTAAGGCTAATTCAGA GGAAATTACAATGGCTTCACTTCGTCGACTTTTGGAGCAAGACCTTAGTCTAAAGAAAGATTCTCTTGTTCCCTTCAAGAAGTTCATCAACAAAGAACTAGATGCT GTACTACAACCTCCTAAACATTCGACTAAGCCTACTGGGAAAAGTGTAAAGAAAAAGGTCAAGAGCACAGCATCTGACAAGGTTGGCAGTGAAGATGATTCTGATTCAGATGCTGAGGAAGTGGCTGTGAAGACCCAGAACAGAAAACGAAAAATTGCAAGTGGCAAACCGGTGGCtgggaaaaagaaagcaaaacttACGGAAGCAGATTCAGAGAACGATAGTGAAATGAAGGCTGAAAAACTGTTGAAG CAGCAGGGAAAGGAGACTCCAATAACTGTGTATGGAAAGCGTGTCGACCATCTCAAATCGGTCATCAAATCTTGTGGGATGAG TATTCCTCCTGTCATATACAGGAAAGTCAAGCAGGCTCCTGAAGAGAAACGTGAGGCTACTTTGATAGAAGAACTTGAGCAGATACTTGCCAAAGAAGGACTGTCTTCAGATCCTTCAGAGAAAG AGATCAAAGAggttaagaaaaagaaagaaagatcaaaAGAGCTTGAGGGTATTGATACAAGCAACATTGTATCGAGTTCAAGAAGAAGATCTGCCACAAGTTTTGCACCACCTCCAAAGCCGAAAATAACAAGTGAAAGCGAGAGTgacgaggaagaggaagaggaagaggaaggtaATGAAGAAGCTGGGGAAGGAAGCCAAAGCGAAGAAGAATCAAACAACG AGGATGATGGTGGAGAGGAAAGCGAATGA
- the LOC106381093 gene encoding gamma-glutamylcyclotransferase 2-3: protein MAMWVFGYGSLIWKTGFPFDDRLPGFIKNYRRVFHQGSTDHRGTPEFPGRTVTLEPAPGEICWGVAYKITKEEDKKDALLHLEVREKQYDQKEYLDFFTDINDSEPAVSGVMVYIASPDKKSNNNYLGPAPFEDIAKQIVKAEGPSGPNRDYLFNLEEALVQLGFKDKHVTDLATHVRLILSATQDAATKDV, encoded by the exons ATGGCGATGTGGGTATTTGGGTACGGATCTCTAATTTGGAAAACAGGTTTTCCTTTCGACGATCGTCTTCCTGGTTTCATCAAAAACTATCGCCGTGTTTTCCACCAAG GCAGCACTGACCATAGAGGAACCCCTGAATTCCCGGGAAGAACAGTGACATTAGAGCCTGCACCTGGAGAAATCTGT tgggGAGTTGCTTACAAGATAACCAAAGAGGAAGACAAAAAAGATGCTTTATTA CATCTGGAAGTGAGGGAGAAGCAATATGACCAGAAAGAGTATCTTGATTTCTTCACA GACATTAATGACTCAGAACCAGCTGTATCAGGAGTGATGGT ATATATAGCTTCTCCTGACAAGAAGAGCAACAACAACTACTTAGGACCAGCTCCTTTTGAAGACATTGCCAA ACAGATAGTAAAAGCGGAAGGACCTTCAGGGCCAAACAGAGACTATCTGTTCAACCTTGAAGAGGCTCTCGTCCAACTCg GGTTTAAGGATAAACATGTCACAGATCTTGCTACGCATGTTAGGCTTATTCTTTCGGCGACTCAGGATGCCGCCACCAAGGATGTCTAG